One genomic segment of Aliarcobacter cibarius includes these proteins:
- a CDS encoding MalY/PatB family protein: MKYNFDKIINRKNTNCYKWDTTKEDVLPMWVADMDFEVAPKIIDSIIKKAQHGVFGYTMIPKEYYEAEIYWWKKKYNFEIKKEWIEPTTGVIPSLSSIIQTFCESGDKILIQSPVYHYFNISIENNNCEVLNNNLIYENNNYKIDFEDFENKIRNNKVKLFILSNPHNPVGRVWNKNELKKMGELCLKYNVLVISDEIHRDLVYKNYCYTPFASISEEFLQNSITCTSASKTFNIAGLKASNIIVANKNLKVKLNKVLNRNEIKSLNIFGIDSLTTAYLHCEDWLDELLIYLEKNKDYLIDYIKKEIPELEVVKPEATYLLWIDISKLNISSTKLANKLENIGKIRIISGGTFGKNGDNFIRINIACPLKTLKDGLNRLKNGINQIKTLEN, translated from the coding sequence ATGAAATACAATTTTGACAAAATTATAAATAGAAAAAATACAAATTGTTATAAATGGGATACAACTAAAGAAGATGTGCTTCCAATGTGGGTTGCTGATATGGATTTTGAAGTTGCACCAAAAATCATTGATAGTATTATAAAAAAAGCTCAACATGGAGTTTTTGGTTATACAATGATTCCAAAAGAGTATTATGAAGCAGAAATATATTGGTGGAAAAAGAAATATAACTTTGAGATAAAAAAGGAGTGGATTGAGCCAACAACTGGAGTAATTCCTAGTTTAAGCTCAATCATTCAAACATTTTGTGAATCTGGAGATAAAATTTTAATCCAATCTCCTGTTTATCACTATTTTAATATTTCTATAGAAAATAATAACTGTGAAGTTTTAAATAACAATTTAATCTATGAAAATAATAATTATAAAATAGATTTTGAAGATTTTGAAAATAAAATAAGAAATAACAAAGTTAAACTATTTATTTTATCAAATCCACATAATCCAGTTGGAAGAGTTTGGAATAAAAATGAATTAAAAAAAATGGGAGAACTTTGTTTAAAATATAATGTGCTTGTAATAAGTGATGAGATTCATAGAGATTTAGTTTATAAGAATTACTGTTATACTCCTTTTGCTTCAATCTCTGAAGAATTTTTACAAAATTCTATAACTTGCACATCAGCTAGTAAAACTTTTAATATTGCAGGTCTAAAAGCTTCAAATATAATAGTTGCAAATAAAAATTTAAAAGTAAAGTTAAATAAAGTTTTAAATAGAAATGAAATAAAAAGTCTTAATATATTTGGAATAGATTCTCTAACTACTGCTTATCTTCACTGCGAAGATTGGCTAGATGAATTGTTAATCTATCTTGAAAAAAATAAAGATTATTTAATTGATTATATAAAAAAAGAAATTCCAGAACTTGAAGTAGTAAAACCTGAAGCTACTTATCTTTTATGGATTGATATTTCAAAATTAAATATTAGCTCTACAAAACTAGCAAACAAATTAGAAAATATAGGAAAAATAAGAATAATTTCTGGCGGAACATTTGGAAAAAATGGAGATAATTTTATAAGAATAAATATAGCTTGTCCACTTAAAACTTTAAAAGATGGTTTAAATAGATTAAAAAATGGAATTAATCAAATTAAAACTTTAGAAAACTAA
- a CDS encoding metal ABC transporter solute-binding protein, Zn/Mn family, translated as MVKKLLLILAFPIFLFAKIQVTTYFPLETQFVKKIGKNEVEVYEITHRYSDNYIEIPKSALNKLSSSKLFFHFGLNIERDYAKILKDKNSAISIIDLSKNIQKIDSNPYIWTDPFATRDIAKNIFESLIEVDKRNKDFYKKNYQELLNEIDKTFLTILQNLNKSKVNSFYAIENYWDYFANRFRLEVIKKDKKAFSTNELKDLSKTYEDKDINKLLYCYSKDEKLANTLAKSLKAKPIENDIFNEDWETNLINLANSITR; from the coding sequence ATGGTTAAGAAATTATTATTAATATTAGCTTTTCCTATTTTTTTATTTGCTAAAATTCAAGTAACTACATACTTCCCTCTGGAGACTCAATTTGTTAAAAAAATTGGGAAAAATGAGGTAGAAGTATATGAAATAACTCACCGATACTCTGATAATTATATAGAGATTCCTAAATCTGCATTGAATAAACTTTCAAGTTCAAAATTATTTTTTCATTTTGGTTTGAATATTGAAAGAGATTATGCAAAAATTCTAAAAGACAAAAATAGTGCTATATCTATTATTGATTTATCTAAAAATATTCAAAAAATAGATTCAAATCCTTATATTTGGACAGATCCTTTCGCCACAAGAGATATAGCTAAAAATATTTTTGAATCATTAATTGAAGTTGATAAAAGAAATAAAGATTTCTATAAAAAAAATTATCAAGAACTTTTAAATGAAATTGATAAAACTTTTCTAACAATTTTACAAAATTTAAACAAAAGCAAGGTTAATAGTTTTTATGCAATTGAAAATTATTGGGATTATTTTGCAAATAGATTTAGGTTAGAAGTTATTAAGAAAGATAAAAAAGCTTTTAGTACAAACGAATTAAAAGATTTAAGTAAAACTTATGAAGATAAAGATATAAATAAACTTTTGTATTGTTATTCAAAAGATGAAAAGTTGGCAAATACTTTAGCTAAAAGTTTAAAAGCGAAACCTATTGAGAATGATATCTTTAATGAAGATTGGGAAACTAATTTAATTAACCTTGCTAACAGTATAACAAGATAA
- a CDS encoding iron-containing alcohol dehydrogenase yields the protein MENFIYYNPTKIEFGKEKEKKIGKFIKDSGLKKVLLVYGSERIKSNGLFDVVTNSLNENNIEYIAFGGVISNPILSTVQEAIKIAKKENVEAILSVGGGSVLDSSKTIAVGTLYDGDVWDFFGGKKTIEKALPIFDIITLAATGSEMNGYAVVTNEITKHKDSIWSPHVYPKVSIINPELQKSVSKDYLVYSAADIIAHCIEGYFTAKIQPTYMSRQVENIIKTVMETTEILLKNPEDYSARGDFAWAATNALNGTTTVGTSGVSFPNHMIEHSLSALYNVPHGAGLSVVMPAWMKWYYKKNEAQFIRFAKELFGKNSALEGIEALENWFNKIGTPTKLKQFSLGVENFKDIVENLSFQEEYSKEDLEEILKNAI from the coding sequence ATGGAAAATTTTATTTATTATAATCCAACAAAAATAGAGTTTGGAAAAGAAAAAGAGAAAAAAATAGGAAAGTTTATAAAAGATTCAGGACTTAAAAAAGTTTTATTAGTTTATGGAAGTGAAAGAATAAAAAGTAATGGGCTTTTTGATGTTGTTACAAATAGTCTAAATGAAAATAATATTGAATATATAGCATTTGGAGGAGTGATTAGTAATCCTATTTTAAGTACAGTTCAAGAGGCTATAAAAATTGCAAAAAAAGAGAATGTAGAGGCTATTTTAAGTGTTGGTGGAGGTTCTGTATTAGATAGTTCTAAAACAATAGCTGTTGGAACTTTATATGATGGGGATGTTTGGGATTTTTTTGGTGGAAAGAAAACAATAGAAAAAGCTTTACCTATATTTGATATTATAACTTTAGCAGCTACTGGAAGTGAAATGAATGGTTATGCTGTTGTAACAAATGAAATAACAAAACACAAAGATTCTATTTGGTCACCTCATGTTTACCCAAAAGTATCGATTATAAATCCTGAGCTTCAAAAAAGTGTCTCAAAGGATTATTTAGTATATTCGGCTGCTGATATTATTGCTCACTGTATTGAAGGATATTTTACAGCAAAAATACAACCAACTTATATGAGTAGACAAGTAGAAAATATTATAAAAACTGTTATGGAAACTACAGAAATTTTATTAAAAAATCCAGAAGATTATAGTGCAAGAGGTGATTTTGCATGGGCTGCAACAAATGCTTTAAATGGAACTACAACGGTTGGAACTTCAGGGGTTTCATTTCCTAACCATATGATAGAACATTCTTTATCTGCATTATATAATGTACCTCATGGAGCAGGGCTATCGGTTGTAATGCCAGCTTGGATGAAGTGGTATTATAAGAAAAATGAGGCTCAATTTATAAGATTTGCAAAAGAGCTTTTTGGTAAAAATAGTGCATTAGAAGGAATAGAAGCTTTAGAAAATTGGTTTAATAAAATAGGAACACCAACAAAACTTAAACAATTCTCTTTAGGGGTTGAAAATTTTAAAGACATAGTAGAAAACTTAAGTTTTCAAGAAGAGTATTCAAAAGAAGATTTAGAAGAAATTTTAAAAAATGCTATATAA
- a CDS encoding competence/damage-inducible protein A, whose product MNKINFYSVIIGTELLNGRRKDAHFSFLNQQLLERGWEHKASFVIEDDPELMLNIFNLIKSDKNSVMFCFGGIGATPDDFTREVAAKAFTNGNLEFHEEAKQKIINRFKEDAYPHRINMAYLPINAKLLKNVINDVSGFYLEDRYFFTPGFPSMSQSMVIEALDKLYPKSKEQKYTKTITINCSENDLIDSMKKLPENINFSSLPKIIGNDRKVVISLNGYNKEEIDKYFQIFTDFCINNNKEYVLKDINEIS is encoded by the coding sequence ATGAATAAAATAAATTTTTATAGTGTAATAATCGGAACTGAACTTTTGAATGGTCGTCGAAAAGATGCACATTTCTCATTTTTAAATCAACAACTTTTAGAACGTGGTTGGGAACATAAAGCTTCATTTGTGATTGAAGATGATCCAGAACTTATGTTAAATATTTTTAATTTAATAAAATCAGATAAGAATTCTGTTATGTTTTGTTTTGGTGGTATAGGTGCTACGCCAGATGATTTTACAAGAGAAGTAGCTGCAAAAGCTTTTACAAATGGTAATTTAGAATTTCATGAAGAAGCAAAACAAAAAATTATAAATAGATTTAAAGAAGATGCTTATCCTCACAGAATAAATATGGCTTATTTACCAATAAACGCGAAACTTCTAAAAAATGTAATAAATGATGTATCAGGGTTTTATTTAGAAGATAGATATTTTTTTACTCCAGGATTTCCATCTATGAGTCAAAGTATGGTTATTGAAGCATTAGATAAGTTATATCCAAAATCTAAAGAACAAAAATATACAAAAACAATAACTATAAATTGTAGTGAAAATGATTTAATTGATAGTATGAAAAAGTTACCTGAGAATATTAACTTTTCATCATTACCAAAAATTATTGGAAATGATAGAAAAGTCGTAATATCTTTAAATGGATACAATAAAGAAGAAATAGATAAATATTTCCAAATATTTACAGATTTTTGTATAAATAACAATAAAGAGTATGTATTAAAAGATATAAATGAAATAAGTTAA
- a CDS encoding adenylate kinase has product MKKLFLIIGAPGSGKTTDAELIAKKHENITHYSTGDMFRAEVASGSQRGQIIDKYIKAGNIVPIAIAIETILTAIKNAPTDVIVIDGYPRSIEQMEELDKYLEKENEVELVNCIEVVVSEEVAKNRVIGRSRGADDKVEVFNNRMKVYIEPLADIQRFYESKNLLKKINGERMIEEIVNEMDEYIQSRI; this is encoded by the coding sequence ATGAAAAAACTATTTTTAATTATCGGAGCTCCTGGTAGTGGAAAAACTACAGATGCTGAGCTTATAGCAAAAAAACATGAAAATATTACTCACTATTCTACTGGGGATATGTTTAGAGCTGAAGTTGCTAGTGGAAGTCAAAGAGGACAGATAATTGATAAATATATTAAAGCTGGAAATATAGTTCCTATTGCTATTGCAATTGAAACAATTCTTACTGCTATAAAAAATGCTCCAACAGATGTTATAGTTATAGATGGTTATCCACGAAGTATTGAACAAATGGAAGAGCTTGATAAATATTTAGAAAAAGAAAATGAAGTTGAATTGGTAAATTGTATAGAAGTTGTTGTAAGTGAAGAAGTTGCAAAAAATAGAGTTATAGGGCGTTCAAGAGGGGCTGATGATAAGGTTGAAGTGTTTAATAATAGAATGAAAGTTTATATTGAGCCATTAGCTGATATTCAAAGATTTTATGAATCAAAAAATCTTCTTAAGAAAATTAATGGTGAAAGAATGATAGAAGAAATTGTGAATGAAATGGATGAATATATTCAATCAAGAATTTAA
- the aspS gene encoding aspartate--tRNA ligase → MRTHYCSSVRENLIGQKVTVAGWVNSRRDHGGIIFIDLRDKSGLVQLVADPQDCKDALSVAETVRDEYVLIATGTVRARGEGLENPNLETGKIEIILENLVIENKSKAMPFDINDEKVNDEIKLRNRFLELRSKKSFDIFQLRSKATIQARNTLDELGFLDVETPILTKSTPEGARDYLVPSRVHPGEFYALPQSPQLFKQLLMVAGFDRYFQIAKCFRDEDLRADRQPEFTQIDVEMSFCTQEDVIGVAEKLIYDIFTKCGKNIPSSFRRMKYSEAMENYGSDKPDLRFGMPLIDVIDIFEKSTNEIFTDIAKDKKNNRIKALRCPNGDNIFSKRQMKSFEDYVRKFGAKGLGYFQMKEDGLKGPLTKFFSEANLEEIVKVTELEVGDVVFFGAGDKKTVWDYMGRFRLFLANEMNIVPVDKYEFLWVVDFPMFEVEDGRTKALHHPFTMPKDLNKEDLEEIESIAYDIVLNGTELGGGSIRIHKEEIQSKVFELMGIGQEEAKEKFGFLLDALQYGAPSHGGFALGLDRMIMLLAGTDSIRDVIAFPKTQKAQCLLTQAPSSVDEAQLKELHIRVRKQAEI, encoded by the coding sequence TTGAGAACACATTATTGTAGTAGTGTAAGAGAAAATTTAATAGGACAAAAAGTAACAGTAGCTGGATGGGTTAATAGTAGAAGAGACCACGGTGGGATTATTTTTATAGATCTAAGAGATAAAAGTGGTTTAGTACAACTTGTTGCTGATCCACAAGATTGTAAAGATGCTTTAAGTGTAGCTGAAACAGTTAGAGATGAGTATGTTTTAATAGCTACAGGAACAGTAAGAGCTAGAGGAGAAGGATTAGAAAATCCAAATTTAGAGACTGGAAAAATCGAGATTATTTTAGAGAATCTTGTTATTGAAAACAAAAGTAAAGCTATGCCTTTTGATATAAATGATGAAAAGGTAAATGATGAAATTAAACTAAGAAATAGATTTTTAGAGTTAAGAAGTAAAAAATCTTTTGATATTTTCCAACTTAGAAGTAAAGCTACTATTCAAGCTAGAAATACTCTTGATGAACTTGGTTTCTTAGATGTTGAGACACCAATTCTTACAAAATCAACTCCAGAAGGAGCAAGAGATTATTTAGTTCCTTCAAGAGTTCATCCTGGAGAATTTTATGCATTACCTCAATCTCCACAATTATTTAAACAACTTTTAATGGTTGCTGGATTTGATAGATATTTCCAAATTGCAAAATGTTTTAGAGATGAAGATTTAAGAGCGGATAGACAACCAGAATTTACTCAAATAGATGTTGAGATGAGTTTTTGTACTCAAGAAGATGTTATAGGTGTTGCTGAAAAATTAATCTATGATATATTTACAAAATGTGGTAAAAATATACCGTCATCTTTTAGAAGAATGAAATATTCTGAGGCTATGGAAAATTATGGTAGTGATAAACCAGATTTAAGATTTGGTATGCCATTGATTGATGTTATTGATATTTTTGAAAAATCAACAAATGAAATTTTTACTGATATTGCAAAAGATAAAAAAAATAATAGAATTAAAGCTTTAAGATGTCCAAATGGAGATAATATTTTTTCTAAAAGACAAATGAAAAGTTTTGAAGATTATGTAAGAAAATTTGGTGCAAAAGGTCTTGGATATTTCCAAATGAAAGAAGATGGATTAAAAGGTCCATTAACTAAATTTTTTTCAGAAGCTAATTTAGAAGAGATTGTAAAAGTTACTGAACTTGAAGTTGGTGATGTTGTATTCTTCGGAGCAGGAGATAAAAAAACAGTTTGGGATTATATGGGAAGATTTAGATTATTCTTAGCTAATGAAATGAATATTGTTCCAGTTGATAAATATGAATTTTTATGGGTTGTAGATTTCCCTATGTTTGAAGTTGAAGATGGAAGAACGAAAGCTTTACACCATCCATTTACAATGCCAAAAGACTTAAATAAAGAAGATTTAGAAGAAATTGAATCAATTGCTTATGATATTGTTTTAAATGGTACTGAGCTTGGTGGAGGAAGTATAAGAATTCATAAAGAAGAGATTCAAAGTAAAGTATTTGAACTTATGGGAATTGGCCAAGAAGAAGCAAAAGAGAAGTTTGGATTCTTACTTGATGCATTACAATATGGAGCACCAAGTCATGGTGGATTTGCATTGGGTCTTGATAGAATGATAATGCTTTTAGCTGGAACAGATTCTATAAGAGATGTTATAGCATTCCCAAAAACTCAAAAAGCACAATGTTTATTAACTCAAGCACCTTCAAGTGTAGATGAAGCTCAATTAAAAGAGTTACATATTAGAGTAAGAAAACAAGCAGAAATCTAA
- a CDS encoding 2-oxoglutarate ferredoxin oxidoreductase subunit beta, with product MAFNYDEYLRTDKMPTLWCWGCGDGVILKAVIRAIDKLGWNMDDVCVVSGIGCSGRFSSYINCNTVHTTHGRTLAYATGIKLANPTKKVIVVGGDGDGLAIGGNHTIHAARRNIDLTYILINNFIYGLTNSQTSPTTPKGMWTATMERGNIDPTFDSCKLVEAAGASFVSRETMIDPKKLERTLVKALEHKGFSYVEVFSNCHVNLGRKNKMASATANLEWIDEISIAKTKFEMLEDDQKVGKYPTGILKQDENALEYCEAYEKVKEAHKNKTMVEL from the coding sequence GCTTTTAACTATGATGAGTATTTAAGAACAGATAAAATGCCTACACTTTGGTGTTGGGGATGTGGTGATGGAGTTATATTAAAAGCTGTAATTAGAGCTATTGATAAGCTTGGATGGAATATGGATGATGTTTGTGTAGTTTCAGGAATTGGTTGTTCAGGAAGATTTAGTTCATATATAAATTGTAATACTGTACATACTACACATGGAAGAACTTTAGCATATGCAACAGGTATAAAACTTGCAAATCCAACAAAAAAAGTTATAGTTGTAGGTGGAGATGGTGATGGTCTTGCTATTGGAGGAAATCATACAATTCATGCAGCTAGAAGAAATATTGATTTAACATATATTTTAATTAATAACTTTATTTATGGACTTACAAACTCTCAAACAAGTCCCACAACTCCAAAAGGTATGTGGACTGCTACAATGGAGAGAGGAAATATTGATCCAACATTTGATTCTTGTAAATTAGTTGAAGCAGCAGGTGCTAGTTTTGTTTCAAGAGAAACTATGATAGATCCAAAAAAATTAGAAAGAACTTTAGTAAAAGCTCTTGAACACAAAGGTTTTTCATATGTTGAAGTATTCTCAAATTGCCATGTAAATTTAGGAAGAAAAAATAAAATGGCAAGTGCAACTGCAAACTTAGAATGGATAGATGAAATAAGTATTGCAAAAACTAAATTTGAAATGCTTGAAGATGACCAAAAAGTAGGAAAATATCCAACTGGGATTTTAAAACAAGATGAAAATGCACTTGAATACTGTGAAGCTTATGAAAAAGTAAAAGAAGCTCACAAAAACAAAACTATGGTAGAGCTGTAA
- a CDS encoding adenylate kinase: MNLMLFGAPGAGKGTQAKFLIEKYNIPQISTGDILRAAIADKTDMGMEAKKFMDEGKLVPDSTIIGIIKDRLAESDCKNGFILDGFPRTLAQAEALNELMESMKISLDKVISLNVPDELIVGRITGRRVCSKCGASFHVEFNPSKEENICDYCGSELIIRKDDNAETVKSRLEAYHSQTAPLIDFYTKMGLFIELDGTKDVSDVTKDMINALS, encoded by the coding sequence ATGAATTTAATGCTATTTGGAGCACCAGGTGCAGGTAAGGGAACACAAGCTAAGTTCTTAATTGAGAAGTATAATATCCCTCAAATATCAACTGGAGATATATTAAGAGCAGCAATTGCTGACAAAACTGACATGGGTATGGAAGCAAAAAAATTTATGGATGAAGGAAAACTTGTTCCAGATTCTACTATTATTGGTATTATTAAAGATAGATTAGCGGAATCAGATTGTAAAAATGGTTTCATTTTAGATGGTTTTCCAAGAACATTAGCTCAAGCAGAAGCTTTAAATGAATTAATGGAAAGTATGAAAATATCTTTAGATAAAGTTATATCTTTAAACGTTCCAGATGAATTAATTGTGGGAAGAATTACAGGAAGAAGAGTTTGTTCAAAATGTGGAGCATCTTTCCATGTAGAATTTAATCCTTCAAAAGAAGAAAATATTTGTGACTACTGCGGTAGCGAATTAATCATTAGAAAAGATGACAATGCTGAAACTGTAAAAAGTAGACTTGAGGCATACCACTCACAAACTGCACCATTAATTGATTTTTATACAAAAATGGGCTTATTTATCGAACTTGATGGTACAAAAGATGTATCTGATGTAACAAAAGATATGATAAACGCACTTTCTTAA
- a CDS encoding IS110 family RNA-guided transposase, with protein sequence MYYVGVDIAKDKHYVCILDDAKELACKPFWIYSDILGLRELLKRLAELSLDMNDFIIGIESTGAFSENFYSYITDADYKVILLNSYQTSKYRDFSTLKKIKNDSIDAYVIAELLASGKYKASYISNEDYHNLKVLNRLKKSLDDKIKTIKREITTVVATVNPEIEKVFPNIFTKTAIAIIKSYPTAMDISKATPEKLTKIFRHIKGNSFNLEKAKYLIELAKSSIYTGRANESRALMIKTNIKILELYIQERDEVEEQIQILIDNQLDDDSSNIENLKSIPGVSNKTVTAILGECGDLRRFESAKAFIGFLGLYPTLYQSGKSLSTGTLAKRGIPIAKHALYMAAVSAVRHNNELHKLFRDKVSSGKSKKEALIIIAKKLASIIYSLFKYNQAYNPYRVLIQHKK encoded by the coding sequence ATGTATTATGTTGGAGTTGATATTGCTAAAGACAAACACTATGTTTGTATTTTAGATGATGCAAAAGAGTTAGCTTGCAAACCTTTTTGGATTTATAGTGATATATTAGGATTAAGAGAACTACTCAAACGATTAGCTGAACTATCATTAGATATGAATGACTTTATTATTGGTATAGAATCAACTGGAGCATTTAGTGAAAATTTCTATAGTTATATTACTGATGCAGATTATAAAGTAATACTTTTAAATTCTTATCAAACTTCTAAGTATAGAGATTTCTCTACTCTTAAAAAGATTAAAAATGATTCAATAGATGCTTATGTTATTGCTGAATTACTTGCTAGTGGTAAATACAAAGCTAGTTATATTAGCAATGAAGATTATCACAATTTAAAAGTTTTAAATCGATTAAAAAAATCATTAGATGATAAAATAAAAACTATTAAAAGAGAGATAACAACTGTTGTTGCTACTGTTAATCCAGAGATTGAAAAAGTATTTCCAAATATCTTTACCAAAACTGCAATAGCGATCATTAAATCTTACCCAACCGCAATGGATATTTCAAAAGCTACGCCAGAAAAGCTAACTAAGATTTTTCGACATATCAAAGGTAATAGCTTTAATCTTGAAAAAGCAAAATATCTTATAGAACTTGCTAAATCTTCTATTTATACAGGTCGTGCAAATGAATCTAGAGCTTTAATGATCAAGACTAATATTAAGATATTAGAGCTTTATATTCAAGAAAGAGATGAAGTTGAAGAACAAATTCAAATTCTTATAGACAATCAACTTGATGATGATTCAAGTAATATTGAAAATCTTAAATCAATTCCTGGAGTATCTAATAAAACTGTTACAGCAATATTAGGAGAATGTGGAGACCTTAGAAGATTTGAATCAGCTAAAGCTTTCATAGGTTTTTTAGGTCTATATCCAACTTTATATCAATCAGGTAAATCTTTATCAACTGGAACTTTAGCTAAAAGAGGAATACCCATAGCTAAACATGCTCTTTATATGGCAGCAGTATCAGCTGTTAGACATAATAACGAACTTCATAAACTTTTTAGAGACAAAGTATCATCTGGTAAATCCAAAAAAGAAGCATTGATAATTATTGCTAAAAAATTAGCATCTATTATCTATTCTCTTTTTAAATATAACCAAGCATATAATCCATATAGAGTACTAATCCAACATAAAAAGTAA
- a CDS encoding 2-oxoacid:acceptor oxidoreductase family protein, which translates to MSSNRTLMRFTGVGGQGVLLAGEIFAAAKINNGGYGLKTATYTSQVRGGPTVVDITLQDEEIIYPYANDGEIDFMLSVAQISFDLFKNGVKDGATIIIEPNLVRPSEEDKKRWNIIEIPIITIAKEEVGNVITQSILALAIANYFTGETIPKEVLRTTMLSKIPAKLHDMNNKAYDLGYKYAKEADNR; encoded by the coding sequence ATGTCAAGTAATAGAACTTTAATGAGATTTACAGGAGTTGGTGGACAAGGAGTTCTTCTTGCAGGAGAAATTTTTGCTGCTGCAAAAATAAATAACGGTGGTTATGGTTTAAAAACAGCAACATATACTTCTCAAGTAAGAGGTGGACCAACTGTTGTTGATATAACACTTCAAGATGAAGAGATAATCTATCCTTATGCAAATGATGGGGAAATAGATTTTATGCTATCAGTTGCACAAATATCTTTTGATTTATTCAAAAATGGTGTAAAAGATGGTGCAACAATTATAATTGAACCAAACTTAGTAAGACCAAGCGAAGAAGATAAAAAGAGATGGAATATTATTGAAATTCCTATTATTACAATTGCAAAAGAAGAAGTTGGAAATGTAATTACTCAATCAATTTTAGCTTTGGCAATTGCAAACTATTTTACAGGTGAAACTATTCCAAAAGAAGTTTTAAGAACTACGATGCTTTCAAAAATTCCTGCAAAACTTCATGATATGAACAATAAAGCCTATGATTTAGGTTATAAATATGCCAAAGAGGCTGATAACAGATAA